The nucleotide sequence tgatttttttgtttgtctgatGTTGCAAATTTCCTTCCCTCAGAGGCCATTCTCCGAAATGTCCAGTAGACAGACAGCCTCTTTCACGTGATAAGGTAATGATATCCCATGTCTTCATATTTGCGGGTCACGCAAACTAGCGATTCCACGTTCTGCGCTCGGTGAACAGATCCTTAAGCATTTAACTTACAACTCGAAACGCATTCTCCGTCAAATGGGTGCCTGTAAAATGCCGAAAAGAGCACAACGCATAAATTATGACTAACAATGCAATAGACGCCATGTGGTCACTCAGTATTCGTCACGCAAAATACGGTTTTGTCGAATTGCTCTCGCTTTAAAGGCTGACCTTTCGGTGACATACTTTGTTTGACGCTGAATTCTTGACTAATCTTTAGGCTACTCGTTTCACAAAGAGTCATAAAAGCCCACTAGACGCTTAGATCCCTCAGTGTAACGTTGCGTAAATTGAGTACCGCGGGTCTCGAATTTCTTACCCTGATTAACTAATATTCAAGTAGTGTTATTTAAATTTAGGTAGCGACAATTTTGCCAACAAAATAAGGACAACAACACGATCAATTAATGATAATGTTCTTTATTGTAACAAATGGCTATGAAATGTAatcgaaataaattttcaagggAGAGATAATACAAATATTAGGAAAAGATAACATCGTAATATTCCCCAAAGTTAACAAACGTTTGAATTGGTAAAGAACGTGATAGCCGATAAAGAAATTACCCGCGAACCTAAAAGTACTCTGCCAACGATTTCGTTTTGTCTAATACCGTACGTTATCAGGATTATAATGACTTTTCAACGCATCAACAATTCATATCTCTCCCCTTGTGGGACTGACTTGAGCTGTTTTTATCTATAGTAAGAATCCCGTCAGTTATTTGCGGGCGATCCTCTTCGCATATTTTTTGTCAAACGAGCTAAGAACTTATCAGGATGCCAGAAGAGTGCATGCATAATTAATATTAGTTTTCTGTTTTACTGCGAGTATCACCGTGACCATATCTTCAGAAGTACCATCGCTAGGTAAGCGACGTCATAATATCTTATTTTTCTAAGAGTTGTCTCCAAAAATCTCTTTATTTGATATGAAATCGAATCTACCTCTCACTTCTTTAACTACCACAGATggatgttttaattttggaaGCAGCTCATTCTATTTTTTCGAAAGAAAACGGTGTTTAACGCCTTGTCCTCACGTAGTGCTTTACCCATAGGTATATCCTTGTCACAGCTTTCCCGTTCCATGAATAGGAACTTTATCACTTTCTCGGCGAGTACTTCCTAAATATATCTGTAAAATATCGCTTTAACTAAAATTTCGACTTCTCTCGAAACACACATGTTAAGTAAGATCGCCTCAGGTTTCGCACACTATTTGGCACGCATATAAACATACTTGTCAAGCAAGATTGACTACAACACACgtactctattcggcacgcacGAAACGCACATGTCAAATGAGATTGACTACAAGTATCGTGTTCTATTCGGCACGCACACAAAACGTACATGTTAAGTAAGGCGGACTTACTGTTACTTACTCTGTTCGGCACGCACAGATACGCACATTTCCAGTGAGATTGACCGCAACACTCgtactctattcggcacgcacaGAATTGCACATGTCAATTAACATTGAAAACGTCTCGCTCACTATTCGAGACGCACAAAAACGCATATATAAAGCGAAATTGCCTCAAGTCTCGCACTCTATTCAGCACGCACAGAAAACGCACATGTCGGTGAGATTGTCTACAAACTCGTATTCTATTCGGCACGCTTAAAACGCACATGGTTAGTAAGATTAAATTCATGTCTCgcactctattcggcacgcacaGAAAACGCACATGTCGAGTGAGATTGACTACAAGTCTTGTGCTTTATTCGACACGCGCAAAAACGCACATGTCAAGTAAGATTGCCTTAAGTTTCGCACATATTAAGTACGGCTGACGTCGAGGCCTCGTACTCTATTCGATACGCGAAACAACGCACATATCAAGAAAGATTGACTACGATACTCGCGCTCTATTCGACACGCACAGAAACGCACATGTCAAGTAAGATTGCCTTAAGTTTCGCACTATATTCAGCACACACAGGAAACGTACCCTATTCGGCACGCTCAGAAAACTCACATGTCAAGCAAGATTGACTACAACACACGTACACACgtactctattcggcacgcacGAAACTGGCATGTCAAGTGTGAATGACTTCTTGCACTCTGTTCAGCGCGCTCAGAAAACGCATATGTCAATTTAGGTTGACTACAAGTCTCACtctctattcggcacgcacaGAAAACGCACATATCTAGCTATAGTAAGATTGCATCAAGTCTCGTACTAATTTGGGCACGCACAGAAAGTGCACATGTTAATCAAGATTGAAATCAAGTCTCGCACTCTATTCGGACTCGATACAGACAGCTGATCTGTAGATTTCCTATCCTATTTTAGAACTCTCTAGCTCTTTTCTTCGACAATCTGCTTctgttgtaatattgttattgttatttgtCAGCCTGTTATTCTGACAGCTGGGAATAATGAAGCTTGCCTTACTTGACATAAAGTTACAAATTTTGGAGTTAATGGTTGAGCTCTTACATTGTAtcttattttaagttttgacaaGTTTATATAGGGACATAGCGAAGGATTTTGCAACTGAAGCAACAAGTTACGAATGGCTCTGTCTCgtaatttgatatttttgtaaGCGCTTTTGATAATCAGCAATCGCAGATCGTTTTTATCAAAACCGAGGTTTtcgtaatttttgtttgaatcacACACTACCACTGCTGTGTGATTACAACGTGGTAGTGATGGGTATTACGCATTCAATTTACCTTCTATTTTCTCTTACCATTTTCACAACCTGGCATAATAATCATTGTAGGAGACCCGCAGTACTCAATTTAGGCAACGTTACATTTGGGGATGTTAGCGTTTGAGGGCTGTTTTGAATATTTGTGGAACGAGTAGCCTAAAGATTAGACAAGAATTCAGCATCAAACAAAGTATGTTACCAAAAGGACAGCCTTTGCAGCAAGAGCAACTCGACGAAGCCGCATCTTGCGTGAAAAATATCGAGTAACCGCATGGTTCCGATTGCATAATCAGCCTTAATTTAAGCGTCTTACTCTCTTCGGCATGGTGCTCAATTCGACGTTTTCCGAAGGGTAAAACCACAGAGAATTGAAGTTAATTTGGAAGCAACAGACTGCATTTCTATTAGTCTAACAGCTTAACAACTTACTCGGGATGTTggaagaacacgagaaaagtttgtaaatcacaagCTAGCGGAGGTTCTTCCTACATCCTGCGTGGGTTATTGCGCCGGTAAGCCGATAGAAAGTGCGTTTCCTTTCTTAATTATCTTCAAGGAGAGTACAGAACGTATGCCCTTGAtttgaattggaaaaaaagctCCCGCCATGTAAATTCAGCCAGAAAATTTCGCGTAGAAGCTGGAGAATTGGGAAATCCATCTTGTAATAGTGCATtatagttttattttaatactGCCAGTCCATTTAAACACTGCCCGTTCTTTTTATGCTACAAGCAAAAACTGACggcatatttttctttttcttttttctcgctCAAGATCTCATTCTTTTTATATCTTCTTTCAAGTCCTCCACGCCTTTGTTGAAGAGTGAAAGATCGTAATTAAGCATTATCTTGTTGACATCAGTGTAACCTGATTAGAATGTATTGCCCATGAATATGCTTGTGTCTGGGTTGTCAGATATTTCCAGATGTCGCTTGTCATCGCAAAATTCTGGATCTCAAGGTGAAATGCCCTCATGTTGGGTGTCCTTGGAAGGGAGAACTCCGAGCTGTGCAGGTATTATATTTACGTCAAATCCACGTAAGGGCGTTCTCCATCACCTCATTTGCAGTTAATcccaaaaatgtaaaaatctctTAAGCACTGTAATTTGTCTCCTAAATAATAAGCAATAATAAGAAAGCGTTGCGCTTATTCCCGCTACTCTTAATCACTGAGGCAACAAGATAAGACTTCGAAAATTTCTTGCACAATAGTAAAGGTCTGGAGTGGACAGCGGTGTTGTTTTACCATTTTCAATCTGCGGTGTCATAGTCAGCAGTTTGCGCGTGACATGACAGATTTTCCTAATATCTACTATCTACCCTGATAGGTGCTTAtcactgacgaagggctaacgctcgaaacgtcagctttttaccctttacggtggccaatttacgttttcaactcagttgttaacactaaattacctactatactctcccaccgacgcagtaccacagtttctttagaaacttaccccctttattcgcTTATCATATTAGAcgtttatttaatatttatccCTAATTCTAGggatatcattattatcaataagtCATACGTAAACCCCCCTTTTATTTTCTTAGATCCTAAACCGTCAGTTAACCGACTGTTTCACGTTCAATCAAGTCTcccttattttcttttgcctgttgTATGTCTTAGAAGATTGATTAATGATTACATTGGTGTTTATTCTTGATAAATTGTGATTTAAGGAACATCAGTCAGAATGCCTGTTCAAAGTGGTGGAGTGTCCAAATGAAGGATGTAAAGAGAAGCTCACCAGGCGAGATATGAACAATCACAAGATAACGGAATGTGTCTGGAGGGAAGTTAGTTGTGGATATTGTCGAAGATCATTTATCGTGAAAAACAAACAGGTTTGTTAACAAAACTATGTTCCTTGTAAAGCTTCTACAAGGGCAGCAtctcaaacttttgctttttacCCAAAGTGGAAAAGTGGTGACGACTTTCAGTCTTTATTAAGTCAAGATTTTGTTGAGCTCTAGGTATCTTCTCTTATTCGATATAAAATTGTTACACAGAAACATCTTACTAAAGATGAGCTTAAATATCGGGTTCAAAAACTTTGATCCCTCACTGATGAAAATATTCGTACAACAACCTATCTTTATTGGTCATAATTTTAATAAGACGGGGGAATTTTGAAAGTACTTTAGCTATAAAAACTTATTTTCGATTTTCTTCAGCAACATCATAACGTCTGTCAAAAGTTTCCGGTTCAATGTACCAACATTTGTGGTCTGAGTAATATTCCACGAGAAAAGGTAAGATGTAATATTCTCAGGGATTCTCAGTAATTCTCACGAGAGTTTAATTGAAAGTTCATGCACACAGCCCGCATGGGACATAGTGCTTAGTCCTGCTTTATGTGAGCAATTGAAGGCTTTCCGTGCTTTAGTGTTCAAAGAACGTGCAATACTGTTTTGAATACTTTCCTGGCTTCATCAGTCAGAGGGCATTAAGGTCGTTATTTTCTGCCTTGAGTGTGCCCGCCAGAATTTAATCTTGATTGCTCCATGACAGGGAAGCAATCCATAACACCGTAACGATTCCTTCAAGGAAGTTTGCTCCGTTGAATTTTGTTGGGGAATGCCTTAGACTAatagagaaaatttttaaattttgtctctgAATTCAGTTTCCTGATTCATAAAATACGAAATCTAAGGAGTAATTTTGAGACGCTGAATGATTTCTTTTCGCTAGGCACGAGGGGGGATTTGTCTGGCTGCTCGCTCTagactaaatttttttcatctttatgtTTTAGCTCGTGGCTCATATTCGTGATGACTGTCCTTTAACAGAAATTGATTGTAAATACAAGAACGTAGGATGCCAAAGTGCGGTATGAAACAGCTTTCAGTTTATATTAACTTACAGGTTTGGAGGGGAGATCGTAACTTTGTATTGTATTTGCAAATCATGttgtaaaatgaagtaaaacgGATTCTcaaatatatatacatttttcattttgtagggTTTAAAAAATTCCTACTTAGCAGTGTGGTAGTTGAATTAAACTGTGCACTGCTGGATGGAACAATTAGATAAAAAATCGACAAAAATTGAATGTTAGGAttgtttttaaagattttactaACCAcatggtctttttttttcagtttccaagaacaagaacaaaatcTCACTTAGAATCGCACATGGAAAGCCACTTGCTCTTAGCTGTATGCAGCCTTGAGACCACTCAGAATCAGGTTAAAGACCAGTCAAAGCAGATAGAGCGATTGACATCTCTATTCAATGATCAGTCACAGCAGATAAAAGGATTGGTGGCCAAGAATACAGAACAGTCACAGGAGATAACCAGTTTAACGTCCTCAATGCAGGGTCTGGTGCAGAAGGTAGAACGCCTCACAGACCAAGATCGACATCAAGCTGTGCTGGTGGACAAACCGACCAACCAAACCAAGGGCATGACAAACAAGATAGAGGCAAATATTGACAAGGTtgaagagggtaagtttctgaagaaactgtggcgctgcgtcaaTGGGGGGTATAGCAAGATAtcttggttttatcaattgagttgatgaagtaaattggccaccgtaaagaatttctaaagctgacgttttgactggcagcccttcgtcagagtgaatagTGAAATTTTGGGTTGCGTGtgttttatatgcagaaaaatAGTAGTCTTACCAATAATCACACTCTTACTCGTATCTGACAAATTATTACCCACAAGTGAGTATTTGATAggatttttttggggggggagggggattgGGGACGGGGGCACTGGTGTGTAGATTCGCTCATAAGCTCATGTTACGCAGAGCTAAGTCATTTGAACTCCGAGTAAAACTACTGGGTTATGTTGGCCTTTGGTGACCTAAAAAGATCAATGAATTCTAATTGATAATCGTGATGTATTTAGTTTGATTATCCTTTTGAttatctattgtttttgttatttattacaggTGATACAATGAAACTGGGCTTCAAGCCTAAATCAATTAATGATATTAAAGTAGGTATGAGGATATTGTTTGGATATGCGGGAAGGAAAGTTCGAGTAACAGTCAGGTACGTCGGATCTGTCTCTACAATTGGACATCAGCTCGGCGTAGAGTTAGATGAAGGTGAATATTGATATATGAATATTGCAATGTTTTGATAGAACTAAGTATGAGTAAATGTAAAAGTGAATAAGTTCgtggatttgaaatttttaaaaagactgTACATCGATTGCTGTAATTATCAGGTATCTTTCGTTTCTATCTTGCTATTTTATATGCACTGTCTAGGGAGCTGTCCTGAATCACTAACATTGATAGGCATCATGGAAATGTATTCTGAAGGTAATAAAACGAGAGTACTCATTGAGGTTTAGTACCGAGATAATCCGCCTCAAGATCGAAACGTTGTCCTTTCATGTTGAAGTTTTGTGGGAAAAGGTTCTCCCCTCATTCATAGTAAAACTAAACCTGCATTTATATTTAGTAAATAAGACTTGCCTTTTATATTGATTTTCTCTTACTTTGAATAACTGAaagttttttctcttcattcaGGGGAATATGTACCGTTGTTTTACCCTAGAAACAGCGGAGAATATGACGGAAAAAGATACTTTAGCTGGTAGGTAATGTCATGTCTTTCGCTTAAGATAATTGTTGTAACCCAGAAATTCTTATTCGATGTATACGCCATGTGACATTGATGGTGTCAAATAAGCAGGAGATTAATTCTGTAACGTTTTCATCTACTCATACACATCTGTTTTCGGTgggtttctttaaaaatgatataggatcttttctttttgtattaaCCCTCAGTGCAACTTATAGAGGCGCTTTCATCGGGTTTTCCGACGTTATTGAGTGTTACAGATGACGAAAACAGTAATGTGGCTCCTGATTCTTTGCTTCCAATGTGAAAGTAGAAGAAAATTCAGAACATTCTCTGTCTACCATCTTGAGATGTTCGTCCACTGCTCGAAGGAGATTTCatcgaccaatcacagcaaCTACTCCTTGGTCTACCGTCTGTTTGTGAATTCAATAGAAGTTACCAGGCCCGTCTTAAGGCTCgaagaatttcaaagattttacgAACGTATGATATTAAAGTAGAAATCAAAGATTCTTAATTTCTAGACGTTTCTTCAAGAAAGCATTGTGTAAACTTTCTCCGTAGTCAATAAGCTTTTAATCATTATTCACAGCtcttttgttatttgttttttgtctttcaagtGTCATTTACGGAGAATAGGTAGATACTATGTAAATTAATTGCAACTTTATAAAGCCAGGACCGCCACAAACTGAGGAAACTGgaggaaaattttaatcatcGGCCTCAACACATGCCTCAGTAAACGAGCATCACTTTGCATCACTTTCAGCAGCATTTCATGCTTGTACATCTTGTACTGACATCACAAGACATAATTTAGGTaataccgtatttcctcgaataggCGTCCGGGCAGCGTATCTAAAATTACGGCAAAAGGAGAGGCACTTTTATACGAAGGATGGTGGTTAATCTAGGGCGTGCTtattaagttttcctttcaacgAATTGTCTCCTTATTTTGGCTATAtcttaaatagaaaaaacaaagctgCAACATCCACGCAGACGTCAAGTCAGTATGGCGATAGCAATAACTAGAAGCGAAACTATTCTCCTGTACTGATTCGGTTGTGGTTGGTCcttaaaaagttacaaataaagCTGCAATAGAAACCgattttccttgtatccctactCATTAAGAAAGCGAGGGAAGAGGCTGTGCTTATTCGAGGTGGGCGCTTGTTTGATATCATGGTATCGGGGGCTCGGCGCTTACTCGGGGGAGTAGAGCATGGGCGCTTATTGGTAAATTAGACTCGTCATTGTAAGAGCTGTAAGCAGCTACTGGCACAGACAactcattcacgacattgaCAACAGCGAAGAACGCAAACACCGAGGACTGAATAACAGCACTCACAAGCAACAAATAACATCACAGCGGCTGACCAATCAGTTTCCACGAGCCAGAAGTATATATTTCAGGCAACTAACTGTTTCCTGGACTCTGCAGATGACTTTTGCTGTAAGTGGATTGGTCAGCCTCTTTCAAAGAAAGCAGTTCTTCCAGATCTACTCTCATTCAGACGATAGGATTTATGTTTTATCGTACACTAGAAAATCAGTAACTGCGTAGTTTcgtgaaaaaacaacaacaacaataaatgtGGAAGAACTGGAGATGATGATGGCAGATTCTTCGTACTGCGAAGATCAGCGGCATGCCCTCTGATGACTGATGAGTCCAATTCGGGATTTACATATTCTTGAGCAGGTGGAGTAGGGTAAGGTCTGATTGCTGCAAGACGTTGCTTGATTGGCCGACTCCTTTCGATGCTTGCGTTTCTCCTTAGCAGTGTTCACTCTAGAGTCCTCGAACTGCTGAGCTACGCGTTTGTTAGCTGACCTCCATTTGACCCTGTCTGATGCGAGCGTCTGCCAGGCTTTGTGATCAACACCAGCCTGAGCCAGTTGTCGTTTCAGTTGGTCCTTGTAGCGCCTGCATTGTCATGCTTGCCTTTGCTGAGTtcgccgaaaaaaaaaaaaaaaagctctagGCGTCCTAGTGAACATGGCGTATGAGGACACGGCGCATAGgatgtttgttttggtttccacCACGAGACTATAATTATGCAGATTTATTGGAAATGATTTTCCCGGAAGACTTAAGGTCAAATGTATTTCTTTAGTTTGCAAGAATGTATTTTAACTCTGATTTGCTGGTTCCCCCATGATGTAAATTTTCTCGTTAGGAAGCGAGTAGCCGTTTGGGGAGCATTTAAGTTTATTTGTAATTAACCCTATGTAAGTTAGATCGGGAAACTCGTGTGCTGGGGACTGAAAAATCAAACGTGATGCACTGTGTGGCTCACGTGATTCAAGTTAAAGTCGTGATCAATACGCTATATGGGCTCACATGATTTAAAGAGGAAACCGTTATGCCTTGTGTGGGCCTATGCGATTCAACGAAACAAAAGTAAACGTGATACGCTGTGTAGGCTCAcctgattaaaaaaagagaagaatcCTTATGCCTTGTGcggataacaaaagaaaaggatcGTGAGGCGCTGGATGAATCCACGTGAGTGAAAGAGGACAATCGTTATGCCCTGTGTGGCTAACAAAAGATACGTAATCGTGATTCACTGTGTGGGCTCACGTGATTGAAAGAGGAGAATCGTTATGCCCTGTTTGGGTAACAAAAGAATGGTAATCGTGATGCGCTGTGTGGGCTCACGTGATTGAAAGAGGAGAATCGTTATGTCCTGTGTGGGTAACAAAAGAATGGTAATCGTTATGCCCTGTGTGGGTAACAAAAGAATGGTAATCGTTATGCCCTGTGTGggtaacaaaagaaaagtaatcgTGATGCGCTGTGTGGACTCAACTTCATAGTCTCTCGTTCACTTTCATGAAAAAGGTCTGAAAGTTACCAGTTACTGCCCGGGTTCCGAGTCAAATAACCGTAACCCACTTCGTTACGTTTCAACAAATGCCATTTTCGTTGTACATGTAATAtgagaaatttatgaaaaatgccGGTAGCTGTTGATGTTGCTGTCGAAAAATGCCTCAGAAGACATTTGTTATTTTAGCATAAAATAGACGagtgatgatgataaaaagtgaataaaaagcaaagtaaaagtTCTACTCTGCCCAAATGCAATTTCATTCCAAAATAAGTCCgtacaaaaaaattaacgattAAGCTGTCAGGGACGAGTTTTcaacaataaaggaaaaaatgataatatcaACAAAagtaaagtacaaaaaaaaaactgttaaattaTCTAAATTTCATATCCGTCAACAACCATCAACATTTCTTACATGCAGGTGAAACAATTTGCTGCACAAagctcatatttttttttacactccTTTATTCTCCATGGAAGACTAATGGACCAGCTCAAAAAAACGAGTAGATGAAGGGATAAAGGAAGATTGAAAATAACGCGTATAACGTTACGGTGAATTGCACTGGTAGCATAACTGTAATATATGCTCACACAAATAATTGGTGCTAGGCATCTTTGAACCGTACATTCATAACAAAGCCGGGGAATTGATAATGGTGAATATTTGATATGCCATAAATGTAACAACCTGCCTGTTAAATCTATGAAAGCTTATAATTATTTCCATAAAAGGTACGTATTCTCGGTTGTGAGTCTATAACAATTATACAAGTTGTCAGTATGAAGGATGTATACAGTTAATTAAATAgcgaaatgaaaaaagaaaccaaatgtatatcaaatttttgaaaaaagttaaactcgTTAATCATTGGCTTGATGTTGCAACCACCCGGTTATTTCTCTGattttttcatacaatttttcaAGGCTCATAGTTTCTTTCCCCTTTCGTTTTTACCCAGAGCAGGTTAGGAATTCCAAATTTTTGGTCcttgaaaaaacacaaaaaaatatttaacattgGTTCGAAATTGATGATATCGGTAGTCAGTGCCTTTTCGAATGTATGTGTTATGCGAATATATGCTGTTATTGGTGACAGATAGATTGAGAAATGAAGGCGGAAGTAAGCGGTTATGATAGGAAAACATAAATGACGTTATGAACTACAACCTCATCCCTCAAGTTCcaaaaatgaatatttcaagCGGATGCCTTCTTCGCcgaagtaaatttttttacataagaAGATAATTTCACTTTCGCCTTATCGATTTAAGTTCCTATGTTAAAAGCGTAGTCAACCATCTCGGATATacagactctttttttttttttttaaacatagaACCGTGACGGTGCTTCACATTGATAAAATTGTTTACATGAATCGATAATTAACATACTTAAGAAACATCATCTTTAGGCAAAAGGAAGCCACCTTGGCTAGGCGATTACCCCACtttgagacgtttacatggcaaattgttatcccggctgacagggttaccctactcagcagaccgggcaacccatCTGgacgggtcaccccacctattATGTATACGTGATTAAGAtaaaacaagagattatatGAACAGGCGGGTCA is from Pocillopora verrucosa isolate sample1 chromosome 7, ASM3666991v2, whole genome shotgun sequence and encodes:
- the LOC131791881 gene encoding TNF receptor-associated factor 6-like isoform X2: MRTSNSLFRLRSETQITMAAGQNIPELGGYDFEFTSVGPDDFECPVCQLTMKDPIQIGGCGHRLCKICSESLLRSHSPKCPVDRQPLSRDKIFPDVAFHRKILDLEVKCSYVGCPWTGELRAVQKHQSECLFKVVECPNEGCKEKLTRRDMNNHMTTECVWREVSCEYCRGSFIVKNKQQHHNVCQMFPVQCANNCGLSNIPREKLVAHIRDDCPLTEIDCKYKNVGCQSAFPRTRTKSHLESHMESHLLLAVCSLETTQNQVKDQSKQIERLTSLFNDQSQQIKGLVAKNTEQSQEITSLTSSMQGLVQKVERLTDQDRHQAVLVDKPTNQTKGMTNKIEANIDKVEEGDTMKLGFKPKSINDIKVGMRILFGYAGRKVRVTVRYVGSVSTIGHQLGVELDEGEYVPLFYPRNSGEYDGKRYFSCATYRGAFIGFSDVIECYR